TACTAAAACCTTTTAGAAATACTGGTTTATCATTAATAAGAATCTTTCCATCTACAATACCTATACTTCTAAAGCCTATATACTCCTCTACAGCATCTACAACTTGGTTCTCAACAACTAGCTCTACCTCTAGTGTATAGAGATAAGGTTTCTCTGGCTCCCATGGAACAACATTAGCTAATGTAGTTTCAATAGAAGATTTACCATTTATACATGGTGCTTTAGCCATAAAGATCTCCTTTAACTCTCTATCTCTTAATCTAAAAATAGCTTCACATAGCTTTGAAGAGGAAATACTAGCTTCAGCATATAGATAACCTTTATGTGTTGTTATAATCTTAAGATCATTGATATATTCTTGAGATGTAAACTCTAGATATACATCCCTATGTATACCACCATATGGATAGAAATCATAGACTACCTCATTTATGCTACGTCCTGGAGGAATTCTATCAATAGATATCCTATTGTCTATCTTAACCACAAGGAGATTCCAATCCCCATATCTAATAACATCTGTTACATCGAATTTAAACTGTGTATAACTCCCCTCATGTTCTCCTACAAATATGCCATTCAGCCACACTCTTGTTATATAGCCAGCTCCTTTAAATATCATCCGAGCCCTTTTACCACTATAATCTCTCGGAACATAGAATCTTCTCTGATACCAAACTATACCTGCATATCCATCCCACAGCGGATTCTGTTCATTGTATGACGATGGAACGTACACTACATCACTAGACTCAAAACCCTTGAAAAACCCTTCTACCTCTCCAGAATCACTATAATCTATCTTTATATTCCAAAACCCATTTAGGATCAGCTTAGGTCGCCTAGGAGTTTTCATAGTTAAACCCAAGAGATATATTATTGGTTAATACATTTTAAATTCACCTATAAGTAATTCAATGTAATATCATTATTCTCTATATCATAGGCTAACATTAAATATATCATATCCTGAGACTACATTATCTAGGCAGAGAATAATATAATTACTTCTAAGGCTATTCTCATTATTATCTTTTCAAATCAAATATTATAATTTGATTAGGGAAAAAGATCCCTATTAAGAAATCTAATTCAAATAAAATTTGTGTTGATTTCTCTAATATATTTACTGTCTACTAAATCCTGGTGGTCTTATCCTTACAACCTCTTTATTTACTAGTGTTGGTGGCTCTCTTCCTTGATAAAATGCTATGAGATTCTCTGCTACAAGTTCTGCCATAGCATGTCTTGTTTCTATTGTTGCACTTCCTATATGTGGTAATAATACTACGTTTTTGAATGCTGTTAGTGGGTGGTTTGGTGGTAGTGGTTCTTCTTCAAATACATCTAGTCCTGCTCCAGCTATCCAACCCTCTTTTAATGCTTTTACAAGTGCATCTGTATCTATAACAGCACCTCTAGCTGTATTTATCAATAGAGCTGTTCTCTTCATCCTCTTTAACTTCTCTTCATTAATCATATGATATGTCTCTTTAGTCAAAGGTACATGGATTGAAACTATATCACTTTCACTTAAAACTTCATCAAGGCTCCTGTATTCAGCTCCAAGTATTTTCTCTGCCTCTTCATCTCTACTTCTATCATAGTACATTATTTTCATTCCAAAGGCTTTTCCTATTTCTGCTACTCTCCTCCCAATTCTTCCAAGACCTATAATACCAAGGGTTTTT
Above is a genomic segment from Ignisphaera aggregans DSM 17230 containing:
- a CDS encoding Glyoxylate reductase (COGs: COG1052 Lactate dehydrogenase and related dehydrogenase~InterPro IPR006139:IPR006140~KEGG: ape:APE_1831.1 glyoxylate reductase~PFAM: D-isomer specific 2-hydroxyacid dehydrogenase NAD-binding; D-isomer specific 2-hydroxyacid dehydrogenase catalytic region~PRIAM: Glyoxylate reductase~SPTR: Q9YAW4 Glyoxylate reductase~PFAM: D-isomer specific 2-hydroxyacid dehydrogenase, NAD binding domain; D-isomer specific 2-hydroxyacid dehydrogenase, catalytic domain); this translates as MTKPKLFISRELFPDVIEKLMQYFEVEVWDRFQAPPYEVLLEKARVVDALVTLLTDRIDCNLLSQAKNLRIVAQLAVGYDNIDVECATRLGIYVTNTPGVLTEATAELTWALILSVARRIVEADHYVRWGEWYRTKTGWHPLMMLGVELKGKTLGIIGLGRIGRRVAEIGKAFGMKIMYYDRSRDEEAEKILGAEYRSLDEVLSESDIVSIHVPLTKETYHMINEEKLKRMKRTALLINTARGAVIDTDALVKALKEGWIAGAGLDVFEEEPLPPNHPLTAFKNVVLLPHIGSATIETRHAMAELVAENLIAFYQGREPPTLVNKEVVRIRPPGFSRQ